A DNA window from Nycticebus coucang isolate mNycCou1 chromosome 1, mNycCou1.pri, whole genome shotgun sequence contains the following coding sequences:
- the PCDH18 gene encoding protocadherin-18 isoform X1, which yields MNSKMHFRFVFTLLAVSFNHHVLGKNLKYRIYEEQRVGSVIARLSEDVADVLLKLPNPSSVRFRAMQRGNSPLLVVNEDNGEISIGATIDREQLCQKNLNCSIEFDVITLPTEHLQLFHIEVEVLDINDNAPQFSRPLIPIEISESAAVGTRIPLDSAFDPDVGENSLHTYSLSANDFFNIEVRTRTDGAKYAELIVVRELDRELKSSYELQLTASDMGVPQRSGSSILKISISDSNDNSPAFEQQSYIIQLLENSPVGTLLLDLNATDPDEGANGKIVYSFSSHVSPKIIETFKIDSERGHLTLFKQVDYEITKSYEIDVQAQDLGPNSIPAHCKIIIKVVDVNDNKPEISINLMSPGKEEISYIFEGDPIDTFVALVRVQDKDSGLNGEIVCKLHGHGHFKLQKTYENNYLILTNATLDREKRSEYGLTVIAEDKGTPSLSTVKHFTVQINDINDNPPHFQRSRYEFVISENNSPGAYITTVTATDPDLGENGQVTYTILEGFILGSSITTYVTIDPSNGAIYALRIFDHEEVSQITFVVEARDGGSPKQLVSNTTVVLTIIDENDNVPVVIGPALRNNTAEISIPKGAESGFHVTRIRAIDRDSGVNAELSCSIVAGNEENIFIIDPRSCDIHTNVSMESVPNTEWELSVIIQDKGNPQLHTKVLLKCMIFDYAESVTSTAMTSVSQASLDVSMIIIISLGAICAVLLVIMVLFATRCNREKKDTRSYNCRVAESTYQHHPKRPSRQIHKGDITLVPTINGTLPIRSHHRSSPSSSPTLERGQMSSRQSHNSHQSLNSLVTISSNHVPENFSLELTHATPAVEQVSQLLSMLHQGQYQPRPSFRGNKYSRSYRYALQDMDKFSLKDSGRGDSEAGDSDYDLGRDSPIDRLLGEGFSDLFLTDGRIPAAMRLCTEECRVLGHSDQCWMPPLPSPPSDYRSNMFIPGEEFPAQPQQQQPHPGLDDDTQSADSGEKKKSFSTFGKDSPSEEDSGDTSTSSLLSEMSSVFQRLLPPSLDTYSECTEVDRSNSLERRKGPLPAKTLGYPQGVAAWAASTHFQNPANTPGPPLGTHSSVQPSSKWLPAMEEIPENYEEDDFDNVLNHLNDGKHELMDASELVAEINKLLQDVRQS from the exons ATGAATTCTAAGATGCACTTTAGATTTGTCTTTACACTCCTGGCAGTATCTTTCAACCACCATGTCTTGGGCAAGAATTTGAAATACAGGATTTATGAGGAACAGAGGGTTGGATCGGTAATTGCAAGACTATCAGAGGATGTGGCTGATGTTTTACTGAAGCTACCTAATCCTTCTTCTGTTCGTTTTCGAGCGATGCAAAGGGGAAATTCTCCCCTACTCGTAGTAAATGAGGATAACGGGGAAATCAGCATAGGAGCTACAATTGACCGTGAACAACTATGCCAGAAAAACTTGAACTGTTCTATAGAGTTTGATGTGATCACTTTACCCACAGAGCATCTGCAGCTTTTCCATATTGAAGTTGAAGTGCTGGATATTAATGACAATGCTCCCCAGTTTTCAAGACCTCTCATCCCTATTGAGATATCTGAGAGTGCGGCCGTGGGGACTCGTATCCCCCTGGACAGTGCATTTGATCCAGATGTTGGAGAAAATTCCCTCCACACATATTCCCTCTCTGCCAATGATTTTTTTAACATTGAGGTTCGGACCAGGACGGATGGAGCCAAGTATGCGGAGCTCATAGTGGTCAGAGAGTTGGATCGGGAGCTGAAGTCAAGCTATGAGCTTCAGCTCACTGCCTCAGACATGGGGGTGCCTCAGAGGTCTGGCTCGTCCATACTGAAAATAAGCATTTCAGACTCCAACGACAACAGCCCTGCTTTTGAGCAGCAGTCTTATATAATTCAGCTCTTAGAAAACTCCCCTGTTGGCACTCTGCTCCTAGACCTGAATGCCACTGATCCAGATGAGGGCGCTAATGGGAAAATTGTATATTCCTTCAGCAGTCATGTGTCCCCCAAAATTATAGAGACTTTTAAAATTGATTCAGAAAGAGGACATTTGACTCTTTTCAAGCAAGTAGATTATGAAATCACCAAATCCTATGAGATTGATGTGCAAGCTCAAGATTTGGGTCCAAATTCAATCCCAGCTCACTGCAAAATTATAATTAAGGTTGTGGATGTGAATGACAATAAACCTGAAATTAGCATCAATCTCATGTCccctggaaaagaagaaatatcttaTATTTTTGAAGGGGATCCTATTGACACATTTGTTGCTTTGGTCAGGGTGCAGGACAAGGATTCTGGGCTGAATGGAGAAATCGTTTGTAAGCTTCATGGACATGGTCATTTTAAACTCCAGAAGACTTATGAAAACAATTATTTGATCTTGACTAATGCCACGCTGGATAGAGAAAAGAGATCTGAATATGGTTTGACTGTAATCGCTGAGGACAAGGGGACACCCAGTCTTTCTACAGTGAAACATTTTACTGTTCAAATCAATGATATAAATGACAATCCACCTCACTTCCAGAGAAGCCGATATGAATTTGTAATCTCAGAGAATAATTCACCTGGGGCATATATCACCACTGTTACAGCCACAGATCCTGATCTTGGAGAAAATGGGCAAGTGACATATACCATTTTGGAGGGTTTTATCCTAGGAAGTTCCATAACTACATATGTGACCATTGACCCATCAAATGGAGCCATCTATGCCCTCAGAATCTTTGACCATGAAGAAGTGAGTCAGATCACATTTGTGGTAGAAGCAAGAGATGGAGGAAGTCCTAAGCAACTTGTAAGCAACACCACAGTTGTACTCACCATCATCGATGAAAATGATAATGTTCCTGTGGTCATAGGGCCTGCCCTGAGGAATAATACTGCAGAAATCTCCATCCCCAAAGGGGCGGAAAGTGGCTTTCATGTCACAAGAATAAGGGCAATTGACAGAGACTCTGGTGTGAATGCTGAACTCAGCTGCTCCATAGTAGCAGGTAACGAGGAGAATATCTTCATAATCGATCCACGATCATGTGACATTCATACCAATGTGAGCATGGAATCTGTTCCCAACACAGAATGGGAGCTTTCAGTTATTATTCAGGACAAAGGCAATCCTCAGCTGCACACCAAAGTCCTTCTGAAGTGCATGATCTTTGACTATGCAGAGTCAGTGACCAGTACAGCAATGACTTCTGTCAGCCAGGCCTCCTTGGATGTCTCCATGataataattatttccttaggagcCATTTGTGCAGTGTTGTTGGTTATCATGGTGCTGTTTGCAACTAGGTGTAACCGAGAAAAGAAAGATACTAGATCCTACAACTGCAGGGTGGCAGAATCAACTTACCAGCACCACCCAAAAAGACCATCCAGGCAGATTCACAAAGGGGACATCACATTGGTGCCTACCATTAATGGCACTCTGCCCATCAGATCTCATCACAGATCATCTCCATCTTCATCTCCTACCTTAGAAAGAGGGCAGATGAGCAGCCGGCAGAGTCACAACAGTCACCAGTCACTCAACAGTTTGGTGACAATCTCATCGAACCACGTGCCTGAGAATTTCTCATTAGAACTCACCCATGCCACTCCTGCTGTAGAG CAGGTCTCCCAGCTTCTTTCAATGCTTCACCAGGGGCAATATCAGCCAAGGCCAAGTTTTCGAGGAAACAAATATTCCAGGAGCTATAG ATATGCCCTTCAAGACATGGACAAATTTAGCTTGAAAGACAGTGGCCGAGGTGACAGTGAAGCAGGAGACAGTGATTATGATTTGGGGCGAGACTCTCCTATAGATAGGCTGCTGGGTGAGGGATTCAGCGACCTGTTTCTTACAGATGGAAGAATCCCAGCAG CTATGCGGCTCTGCACGGAGGAGTGCCGAGTCCTGGGACATTCTGACCAGTGCTGGATGCCGCCGCTGCCCTCGCCACCCTCTGATTACAGGAGCAACATGTTCATTCCAGGGGAGGAATTCCCAGCACaaccccagcagcagcagccgcaCCCGGGTCTGGACGATGACACCCAGTCTGCGGATTCCGGTGAGAAGAAGAAGAGTTTTTCCACGTTTGGGAAGGACTCCCCGAGTGAGGAGGACTCCGGGGACACCAGCACGTCCTCTCTGCTCTCGGAAATGAGCAGTGTGTTCCAGCGTCTGTTGCCGCCTTCCCTGGACACCTACTCCGAGTGCACCGAGGTGGATCGGTCCAACTCCCTGGAACGCCGCAAGGGGCCCTTGCCGGCCAAGACCCTGGGCTACCCGCAAGGGGTGGCGGCCTGGGCAGCCAGCACGCATTTTCAAAATCCCGCCAACACCCCTGGGCCCCCCCTCGGGACTCACTCCAGTGTGCAGCCTTCCTCAAAGTGGCTGCCTGCCATGGAGGAGATCCCCGAAAACTACGAAGAAGATGATTTTGACAATGTGCTCAACCACCTGAACGACGGGAAACACGAACTCATGGATGCCAGCGAGCTGGTGGCTGAGATTAACAAACTGCTTCAGGACGTCCGCCAGAGCTAG
- the PCDH18 gene encoding protocadherin-18 isoform X2, with translation MNSKMHFRFVFTLLAVSFNHHVLGKNLKYRIYEEQRVGSVIARLSEDVADVLLKLPNPSSVRFRAMQRGNSPLLVVNEDNGEISIGATIDREQLCQKNLNCSIEFDVITLPTEHLQLFHIEVEVLDINDNAPQFSRPLIPIEISESAAVGTRIPLDSAFDPDVGENSLHTYSLSANDFFNIEVRTRTDGAKYAELIVVRELDRELKSSYELQLTASDMGVPQRSGSSILKISISDSNDNSPAFEQQSYIIQLLENSPVGTLLLDLNATDPDEGANGKIVYSFSSHVSPKIIETFKIDSERGHLTLFKQVDYEITKSYEIDVQAQDLGPNSIPAHCKIIIKVVDVNDNKPEISINLMSPGKEEISYIFEGDPIDTFVALVRVQDKDSGLNGEIVCKLHGHGHFKLQKTYENNYLILTNATLDREKRSEYGLTVIAEDKGTPSLSTVKHFTVQINDINDNPPHFQRSRYEFVISENNSPGAYITTVTATDPDLGENGQVTYTILEGFILGSSITTYVTIDPSNGAIYALRIFDHEEVSQITFVVEARDGGSPKQLVSNTTVVLTIIDENDNVPVVIGPALRNNTAEISIPKGAESGFHVTRIRAIDRDSGVNAELSCSIVAGNEENIFIIDPRSCDIHTNVSMESVPNTEWELSVIIQDKGNPQLHTKVLLKCMIFDYAESVTSTAMTSVSQASLDVSMIIIISLGAICAVLLVIMVLFATRCNREKKDTRSYNCRVAESTYQHHPKRPSRQIHKGDITLVPTINGTLPIRSHHRSSPSSSPTLERGQMSSRQSHNSHQSLNSLVTISSNHVPENFSLELTHATPAVEVSQLLSMLHQGQYQPRPSFRGNKYSRSYRYALQDMDKFSLKDSGRGDSEAGDSDYDLGRDSPIDRLLGEGFSDLFLTDGRIPAAMRLCTEECRVLGHSDQCWMPPLPSPPSDYRSNMFIPGEEFPAQPQQQQPHPGLDDDTQSADSGEKKKSFSTFGKDSPSEEDSGDTSTSSLLSEMSSVFQRLLPPSLDTYSECTEVDRSNSLERRKGPLPAKTLGYPQGVAAWAASTHFQNPANTPGPPLGTHSSVQPSSKWLPAMEEIPENYEEDDFDNVLNHLNDGKHELMDASELVAEINKLLQDVRQS, from the exons ATGAATTCTAAGATGCACTTTAGATTTGTCTTTACACTCCTGGCAGTATCTTTCAACCACCATGTCTTGGGCAAGAATTTGAAATACAGGATTTATGAGGAACAGAGGGTTGGATCGGTAATTGCAAGACTATCAGAGGATGTGGCTGATGTTTTACTGAAGCTACCTAATCCTTCTTCTGTTCGTTTTCGAGCGATGCAAAGGGGAAATTCTCCCCTACTCGTAGTAAATGAGGATAACGGGGAAATCAGCATAGGAGCTACAATTGACCGTGAACAACTATGCCAGAAAAACTTGAACTGTTCTATAGAGTTTGATGTGATCACTTTACCCACAGAGCATCTGCAGCTTTTCCATATTGAAGTTGAAGTGCTGGATATTAATGACAATGCTCCCCAGTTTTCAAGACCTCTCATCCCTATTGAGATATCTGAGAGTGCGGCCGTGGGGACTCGTATCCCCCTGGACAGTGCATTTGATCCAGATGTTGGAGAAAATTCCCTCCACACATATTCCCTCTCTGCCAATGATTTTTTTAACATTGAGGTTCGGACCAGGACGGATGGAGCCAAGTATGCGGAGCTCATAGTGGTCAGAGAGTTGGATCGGGAGCTGAAGTCAAGCTATGAGCTTCAGCTCACTGCCTCAGACATGGGGGTGCCTCAGAGGTCTGGCTCGTCCATACTGAAAATAAGCATTTCAGACTCCAACGACAACAGCCCTGCTTTTGAGCAGCAGTCTTATATAATTCAGCTCTTAGAAAACTCCCCTGTTGGCACTCTGCTCCTAGACCTGAATGCCACTGATCCAGATGAGGGCGCTAATGGGAAAATTGTATATTCCTTCAGCAGTCATGTGTCCCCCAAAATTATAGAGACTTTTAAAATTGATTCAGAAAGAGGACATTTGACTCTTTTCAAGCAAGTAGATTATGAAATCACCAAATCCTATGAGATTGATGTGCAAGCTCAAGATTTGGGTCCAAATTCAATCCCAGCTCACTGCAAAATTATAATTAAGGTTGTGGATGTGAATGACAATAAACCTGAAATTAGCATCAATCTCATGTCccctggaaaagaagaaatatcttaTATTTTTGAAGGGGATCCTATTGACACATTTGTTGCTTTGGTCAGGGTGCAGGACAAGGATTCTGGGCTGAATGGAGAAATCGTTTGTAAGCTTCATGGACATGGTCATTTTAAACTCCAGAAGACTTATGAAAACAATTATTTGATCTTGACTAATGCCACGCTGGATAGAGAAAAGAGATCTGAATATGGTTTGACTGTAATCGCTGAGGACAAGGGGACACCCAGTCTTTCTACAGTGAAACATTTTACTGTTCAAATCAATGATATAAATGACAATCCACCTCACTTCCAGAGAAGCCGATATGAATTTGTAATCTCAGAGAATAATTCACCTGGGGCATATATCACCACTGTTACAGCCACAGATCCTGATCTTGGAGAAAATGGGCAAGTGACATATACCATTTTGGAGGGTTTTATCCTAGGAAGTTCCATAACTACATATGTGACCATTGACCCATCAAATGGAGCCATCTATGCCCTCAGAATCTTTGACCATGAAGAAGTGAGTCAGATCACATTTGTGGTAGAAGCAAGAGATGGAGGAAGTCCTAAGCAACTTGTAAGCAACACCACAGTTGTACTCACCATCATCGATGAAAATGATAATGTTCCTGTGGTCATAGGGCCTGCCCTGAGGAATAATACTGCAGAAATCTCCATCCCCAAAGGGGCGGAAAGTGGCTTTCATGTCACAAGAATAAGGGCAATTGACAGAGACTCTGGTGTGAATGCTGAACTCAGCTGCTCCATAGTAGCAGGTAACGAGGAGAATATCTTCATAATCGATCCACGATCATGTGACATTCATACCAATGTGAGCATGGAATCTGTTCCCAACACAGAATGGGAGCTTTCAGTTATTATTCAGGACAAAGGCAATCCTCAGCTGCACACCAAAGTCCTTCTGAAGTGCATGATCTTTGACTATGCAGAGTCAGTGACCAGTACAGCAATGACTTCTGTCAGCCAGGCCTCCTTGGATGTCTCCATGataataattatttccttaggagcCATTTGTGCAGTGTTGTTGGTTATCATGGTGCTGTTTGCAACTAGGTGTAACCGAGAAAAGAAAGATACTAGATCCTACAACTGCAGGGTGGCAGAATCAACTTACCAGCACCACCCAAAAAGACCATCCAGGCAGATTCACAAAGGGGACATCACATTGGTGCCTACCATTAATGGCACTCTGCCCATCAGATCTCATCACAGATCATCTCCATCTTCATCTCCTACCTTAGAAAGAGGGCAGATGAGCAGCCGGCAGAGTCACAACAGTCACCAGTCACTCAACAGTTTGGTGACAATCTCATCGAACCACGTGCCTGAGAATTTCTCATTAGAACTCACCCATGCCACTCCTGCTGTAGAG GTCTCCCAGCTTCTTTCAATGCTTCACCAGGGGCAATATCAGCCAAGGCCAAGTTTTCGAGGAAACAAATATTCCAGGAGCTATAG ATATGCCCTTCAAGACATGGACAAATTTAGCTTGAAAGACAGTGGCCGAGGTGACAGTGAAGCAGGAGACAGTGATTATGATTTGGGGCGAGACTCTCCTATAGATAGGCTGCTGGGTGAGGGATTCAGCGACCTGTTTCTTACAGATGGAAGAATCCCAGCAG CTATGCGGCTCTGCACGGAGGAGTGCCGAGTCCTGGGACATTCTGACCAGTGCTGGATGCCGCCGCTGCCCTCGCCACCCTCTGATTACAGGAGCAACATGTTCATTCCAGGGGAGGAATTCCCAGCACaaccccagcagcagcagccgcaCCCGGGTCTGGACGATGACACCCAGTCTGCGGATTCCGGTGAGAAGAAGAAGAGTTTTTCCACGTTTGGGAAGGACTCCCCGAGTGAGGAGGACTCCGGGGACACCAGCACGTCCTCTCTGCTCTCGGAAATGAGCAGTGTGTTCCAGCGTCTGTTGCCGCCTTCCCTGGACACCTACTCCGAGTGCACCGAGGTGGATCGGTCCAACTCCCTGGAACGCCGCAAGGGGCCCTTGCCGGCCAAGACCCTGGGCTACCCGCAAGGGGTGGCGGCCTGGGCAGCCAGCACGCATTTTCAAAATCCCGCCAACACCCCTGGGCCCCCCCTCGGGACTCACTCCAGTGTGCAGCCTTCCTCAAAGTGGCTGCCTGCCATGGAGGAGATCCCCGAAAACTACGAAGAAGATGATTTTGACAATGTGCTCAACCACCTGAACGACGGGAAACACGAACTCATGGATGCCAGCGAGCTGGTGGCTGAGATTAACAAACTGCTTCAGGACGTCCGCCAGAGCTAG